A portion of the Deltaproteobacteria bacterium genome contains these proteins:
- a CDS encoding cytochrome ubiquinol oxidase subunit I — protein MNLLMKTALSLFVILSFVLVSQVFKSSVLGRQSGVFAEETKQDGASQIPAIETHAKKDKAKPSYPPAPKLQESDYPKVKGFNSRITVWLVAQLHLWFAAFVLAVPIFVLIIELIGVATKDERYDKMAYEFIKISLTAYSITAVFGGILTISMIVFYPDFFKYMAGLFGSTMLAYAFLFLAESASWYIYYYGWNWLKYGFKKWVHLTIGLILNAVGTVLMFLANSWVTFMMSPGGVDAAGSFQGNTWAVVHNFLWNPVNLHRFVANVAYGGSVVGAYAAYRFLSAQTKEEKAHYDWMGYTANFIAIAALLPLPFAGYWLTAEIYAYSQQMGITLMGGVFAWLFIIQAVLIGALFLSANYYLWCGMGRSEGAIRYNKYIKYIAFVIIACFLVWFTPHTLVMTQGELKALGGPYHKYLGPIGIMPAKNTAVNIMILFTFLSFLLYRRANKVATVSWAKYGNIAQVAIFAGAIINIALLGVYHGYFTDTATKVGSSIPQVASTLSVIILCIIIDVLMFKGAKDVAPLKWGNVPDRSQYALFLLAVSFTWLMGLMGYIRSGIRQHWHIYTIMRDNSPNAFTLTIGYAAQIVSIGVIIFMAIVIFIFWLNQISSKKA, from the coding sequence ATGAACCTTTTGATGAAGACCGCCTTAAGTTTGTTTGTTATCCTATCTTTTGTATTAGTAAGTCAGGTATTTAAGTCCTCTGTCCTGGGTCGTCAGTCCGGAGTATTTGCAGAAGAGACAAAACAGGATGGGGCTTCTCAAATACCTGCTATAGAAACACATGCAAAGAAAGACAAGGCAAAACCTTCATATCCACCTGCTCCAAAACTGCAGGAGTCTGACTATCCTAAAGTCAAGGGTTTTAATTCCAGAATTACTGTATGGCTTGTTGCACAACTCCACCTCTGGTTTGCGGCATTCGTGCTTGCAGTCCCTATATTCGTCTTAATCATTGAACTTATAGGTGTTGCAACAAAGGATGAAAGATACGACAAGATGGCTTATGAGTTTATAAAAATCAGCCTTACAGCATACTCAATTACCGCTGTGTTCGGCGGCATTCTCACAATTTCCATGATAGTATTCTATCCTGACTTTTTCAAATATATGGCAGGTCTCTTTGGTTCAACAATGCTTGCCTACGCATTCCTGTTCTTAGCCGAGAGCGCCTCATGGTATATATACTACTACGGCTGGAACTGGCTCAAATATGGGTTTAAGAAATGGGTGCATCTGACAATTGGTCTTATACTGAATGCGGTTGGAACAGTCCTTATGTTCCTTGCAAATTCATGGGTTACATTCATGATGAGCCCGGGCGGGGTTGATGCAGCAGGCTCATTTCAGGGGAATACATGGGCAGTTGTCCATAACTTCCTCTGGAACCCGGTAAACCTCCACAGGTTTGTTGCCAATGTTGCATACGGCGGCTCTGTAGTGGGCGCTTATGCGGCATACAGATTCTTAAGCGCCCAGACAAAAGAGGAAAAGGCACATTATGACTGGATGGGATATACTGCGAACTTTATAGCCATTGCAGCCCTCCTGCCTCTTCCATTTGCAGGTTACTGGCTTACAGCAGAGATATACGCATACAGCCAGCAGATGGGCATTACGCTTATGGGCGGTGTATTTGCATGGCTCTTTATCATACAGGCAGTCCTTATCGGAGCCCTTTTCCTTTCAGCAAATTATTACCTCTGGTGCGGTATGGGCAGGAGTGAAGGCGCTATCAGGTATAATAAATACATCAAATACATAGCATTTGTAATTATTGCATGCTTCCTTGTCTGGTTCACGCCTCACACCCTTGTTATGACACAGGGTGAATTGAAGGCGCTTGGAGGTCCGTATCATAAGTATCTTGGTCCCATCGGCATTATGCCTGCAAAAAATACTGCAGTAAATATTATGATACTCTTTACATTCTTAAGTTTCCTCCTTTACAGAAGGGCAAATAAGGTTGCAACTGTTTCATGGGCAAAATATGGGAATATTGCGCAGGTAGCAATATTTGCAGGCGCAATAATCAACATAGCGCTTCTTGGTGTGTATCACGGTTATTTTACAGATACGGCAACAAAGGTAGGTTCATCTATTCCACAGGTAGCCTCAACACTCTCTGTTATCATACTTTGCATTATTATAGATGTCCTTATGTTTAAAGGTGCAAAGGATGTTGCACCCTTGAAGTGGGGCAATGTCCCTGACAGGAGCCAGTATGCCTTGTTTCTCTTGGCAGTTTCTTTTACATGGCTTATGGGACTCATGGGATATATTAGAAGCGGCATAAGACAGCACTGGCATATCTATACTATTATGAGGGATAATTCTCCAAATGCATTTACCCTGACAATAGGCTATGCCGCCCAGATAGTTTCTATAGGCGTTATCATATTTATGGCAATAGTTATATTTATATTCTGGCTTAACCAAATTTCCAGCAAAAAGGCATAA
- a CDS encoding GTPase gives MIKQKKHIIIMGAAGRDFHNFNILYKDNHAYNVVAFTATQIPFIQKRTYPRELAGSLYPHGIPIYPEEKLPELIKAHSIDAVVFSYSDVSHEYVMHKASLVNSLYADFVLIGNDKTMLKSRLPVISVCAVRTGCGKSGVSKKICTILKELGKTPAAVRHPMPYRYLLKQNVQRFESSEDIKGSECTIEEMEEFEPLIEAGINVYAGVDYEAVLKEAEKETDIIVWDGGNNDTPFIKPDLEIVVLDPHRAGHELKYYPGEVNFRRADVFVINKMDSAEKEDVALILKNIKHINPCARVVYTASRITVDDEEAVKGKRVLVVEDGPTLTHGGMGYGAGIIAAKRFLAAQIVDPIPYAVGTIKEIYLTYPHLQNLVPAMGYSPSQIHELEETINRVPCDIILAATPIDLKKLVKINKPCIRVRYAIEDMGEGVAIKDIVKGFLYTTT, from the coding sequence ATGATAAAACAAAAAAAACACATTATCATAATGGGCGCTGCAGGGAGGGATTTCCATAATTTTAATATCCTTTACAAGGATAACCATGCCTATAATGTAGTTGCATTTACCGCAACGCAGATTCCCTTTATCCAGAAAAGAACCTATCCTAGAGAACTTGCAGGCAGTTTGTATCCTCACGGCATTCCAATCTATCCTGAAGAAAAACTCCCTGAACTTATAAAGGCACACAGTATAGATGCAGTTGTTTTTTCATACAGCGATGTCTCGCATGAATATGTAATGCACAAGGCAAGTCTTGTAAATAGTCTTTATGCAGATTTTGTGCTTATTGGAAATGATAAAACAATGCTTAAATCAAGACTCCCTGTAATCTCTGTGTGTGCTGTAAGGACAGGGTGCGGTAAGAGCGGTGTGTCAAAAAAGATTTGCACTATATTAAAAGAACTCGGCAAAACACCTGCCGCTGTCCGCCATCCAATGCCATACAGATACTTGTTGAAACAAAATGTCCAGAGATTTGAATCATCGGAAGATATTAAAGGTTCTGAGTGTACAATTGAGGAGATGGAGGAATTTGAACCGCTTATTGAGGCAGGTATAAATGTATATGCAGGTGTTGATTATGAGGCAGTTTTAAAAGAGGCTGAAAAAGAAACTGACATAATCGTATGGGACGGCGGGAACAACGATACACCTTTTATCAAGCCTGACTTGGAGATTGTGGTTTTAGACCCGCACAGGGCAGGACATGAACTCAAATACTATCCAGGAGAGGTAAATTTCAGAAGGGCAGATGTCTTTGTCATAAATAAGATGGACAGTGCAGAAAAAGAGGATGTGGCTCTTATCCTTAAAAATATAAAACATATAAATCCTTGTGCAAGGGTTGTATATACTGCCTCACGGATAACTGTTGATGATGAAGAGGCGGTTAAGGGTAAAAGGGTTTTAGTGGTGGAAGATGGTCCAACCCTTACCCATGGCGGAATGGGTTATGGCGCAGGTATCATTGCGGCAAAAAGATTTCTTGCCGCACAAATAGTTGACCCGATACCTTACGCAGTCGGAACAATAAAAGAGATTTATCTGACATATCCACATCTTCAGAACCTTGTTCCTGCAATGGGATATAGCCCAAGCCAGATACATGAACTTGAAGAGACAATAAATAGAGTTCCCTGTGATATTATTCTGGCAGCGACTCCGATAGACTTAAAAAAACTTGTAAAAATAAATAAACCATGTATAAGGGTAAGGTATGCGATTGAAGATATGGGCGAGGGGGTTGCCATCAAGGATATTGTAAAAGGATTTTTATACACAACAACATAA
- a CDS encoding fructose-6-phosphate aldolase (similar to novel fructose-6-phosphate aldolase from Escherichia coli; enzyme from Methanocaldococcus janaschii shows transaldolase activity), producing MKFFIDTANLNEIKKAKEWGLVDGVTTNPSLVSKEGRDFLSLIKEICAVV from the coding sequence ATGAAATTTTTTATTGATACAGCAAATCTTAATGAAATCAAAAAGGCTAAAGAATGGGGGCTTGTGGATGGTGTAACAACAAATCCATCACTTGTCTCAAAAGAGGGACGGGATTTTTTAAGCCTTATAAAAGAGATATGTGCGGTTGTTGA
- a CDS encoding cytochrome c, which translates to MKTFLKVVAFSVIVILFYAFYASYGIPQVKPEAPPVEEKLDLGSMTMDQFTALGEKIFNGKGTCTLCHNPVGGRAPLLDSVTSVANDRLKDARYKGKAKTSEEYVRESMIEPSAFVVVGFGVKGTSDTQSPMPNVATGAIGLNEAEVSAVIAYLQKKAGQEVTVKIPTGTPAAEEKAGEAASVSPSKTPNELVVKLGCGACHKIAGQPGVLGPDLTKIGAARKEDYLRRSVLDPDADIAKQCPTGPCLPGVMPKDYKDKMTAGEFEMLVKFMVNSK; encoded by the coding sequence ATGAAAACATTTTTGAAGGTTGTTGCGTTCAGCGTTATTGTCATACTTTTTTATGCATTCTATGCCAGTTATGGCATACCTCAGGTAAAACCAGAGGCACCGCCTGTGGAAGAGAAACTGGATTTAGGCAGTATGACAATGGACCAGTTTACAGCACTTGGTGAAAAGATATTTAACGGCAAAGGGACATGCACACTTTGTCACAACCCTGTTGGTGGTCGGGCACCTCTTCTTGATTCAGTTACATCAGTTGCAAATGACAGATTAAAAGATGCCAGATATAAAGGCAAGGCAAAGACATCTGAGGAATATGTAAGGGAGTCAATGATAGAGCCGTCTGCATTTGTTGTTGTCGGTTTTGGTGTAAAGGGGACAAGTGATACACAGAGCCCAATGCCAAATGTTGCAACAGGCGCTATAGGCTTAAATGAGGCAGAGGTAAGTGCAGTAATAGCCTATTTACAGAAGAAGGCAGGGCAGGAGGTTACTGTTAAGATACCTACAGGTACACCTGCTGCTGAAGAAAAGGCAGGGGAGGCAGCATCTGTATCACCATCAAAAACACCTAATGAACTGGTTGTAAAACTTGGCTGCGGGGCGTGCCATAAGATTGCAGGACAGCCCGGTGTTCTGGGTCCTGATTTAACAAAGATAGGCGCAGCAAGGAAAGAAGATTATTTAAGAAGGTCTGTCCTTGATCCTGATGCAGATATTGCAAAGCAGTGTCCAACAGGACCATGTTTACCCGGTGTGATGCCAAAGGACTACAAAGACAAGATGACAGCAGGGGAATTTGAGATGTTAGTTAAATTTATGGTGAATTCAAAGTAG